The following are encoded in a window of Arthrobacter sp. NicSoilB4 genomic DNA:
- a CDS encoding D-alanine--D-alanine ligase family protein, whose protein sequence is MSEENVNTEGQAARPRVAVLFGGRSSEHAVSCVTAAGVLGAIDQTKYEVIPIGIAKTGQWVLASGDTHDWSLSASSLPEVASSARTVALTEIGGEHQLIVASPNEVPQELGAVDVVFPLLHGPFGEDGTIQGFLELSDTRYVGAGVLASAVGMDKHFMKVVFESAGLRVGPYIAVTDRQWRNDPETVRKRVDQLGFPVFVKPARAGSSMGISKVDSIDGLDAAIEAAREHDPKLVIEAGIVGREIECAVLEGRGTDAPRTSMPGEISVAGGGHEFYDFNAKYVDDAADLSCPADLPDEASARVRELAAVAFDAVGAEGLSRVDFFYTPEGELVINEINTMPGFTPKSMYPQMWKASGLGYAELIDELIYLALHRKTGLR, encoded by the coding sequence GTGTCTGAAGAAAACGTGAACACAGAAGGCCAAGCCGCCCGGCCCCGCGTGGCGGTCCTGTTTGGGGGCCGTTCCAGCGAACACGCTGTCAGTTGCGTGACGGCGGCCGGGGTTCTCGGCGCCATCGACCAGACGAAGTACGAGGTCATCCCGATCGGGATCGCCAAGACCGGCCAGTGGGTGCTGGCCTCCGGCGACACGCATGACTGGTCGCTGTCGGCATCCTCCCTGCCCGAGGTCGCGTCCTCGGCCCGGACCGTGGCGCTGACCGAAATCGGCGGCGAGCACCAGCTGATCGTGGCCTCCCCGAACGAGGTCCCGCAGGAACTTGGCGCCGTCGACGTCGTGTTCCCGCTGCTGCACGGCCCGTTCGGCGAGGACGGCACCATCCAGGGTTTCCTGGAACTCTCCGACACCCGCTACGTGGGCGCCGGCGTGCTGGCGTCCGCCGTCGGCATGGACAAGCACTTCATGAAAGTGGTGTTCGAATCCGCCGGGCTCCGGGTGGGTCCGTACATTGCCGTGACCGACCGGCAGTGGCGCAATGACCCTGAGACGGTCCGCAAGCGCGTGGACCAGCTGGGCTTCCCCGTCTTCGTCAAGCCCGCGCGGGCCGGGTCCTCCATGGGGATCTCCAAGGTGGACTCCATCGACGGGCTCGACGCCGCGATCGAGGCCGCCCGCGAGCATGACCCGAAGCTTGTCATCGAGGCGGGCATTGTGGGCCGCGAAATCGAGTGCGCCGTGCTGGAAGGACGGGGGACTGACGCTCCCCGGACCTCTATGCCGGGCGAGATTTCCGTGGCAGGCGGCGGGCATGAGTTCTACGACTTCAACGCCAAATACGTGGACGACGCCGCGGACCTCAGCTGCCCGGCCGACCTCCCGGACGAGGCCAGCGCCCGGGTCCGCGAGCTGGCTGCTGTCGCGTTTGACGCCGTCGGGGCCGAGGGGCTGAGCCGGGTGGACTTCTTCTACACGCCTGAGGGCGAACTCGTTATCAACGAGATCAACACGATGCCCGGGTTCACGCCGAAGAGCATGTACCCGCAGATGTGGAAGGCCTCCGGCCTGGGCTACGCGGAGCTGATCGACGAACTGATCTACCTGGCGCTGCACCGCAAGACCGGCCTGCGCTAG
- a CDS encoding NAD(P)H-dependent glycerol-3-phosphate dehydrogenase produces the protein MTADFGGTGSATTVAVLGAGSWGTTFAKILADAATASGTERDIRLWGRRGEVVDQINLKHRNEQYLKDIALPPSITASTDVAEVLAGAQLVVLAVPAQTLRPQLREWKHLVEPGSLVVSLMKGLELHTDARMSEVISEELSVPASRIAVVSGPNLAMEIAREEPTASVVACTDPTAAGWIARSCTAPYFRPYTTGDVVGVEIGGIVKNIIALAVGICEGKRMGDNTKASVITRGLAETSRLSLALGGEVQTMAGLAGLGDLVATCSSPLSRNHTAGRLLGKGLTLDQVTAEMTQTAEGIKSAQAVHELAGKRGVEMPITAAVVAVLAGKLSVDELGPLLLSRDLKPEGDY, from the coding sequence ATGACGGCGGACTTCGGCGGGACGGGCTCCGCCACCACGGTGGCCGTCCTCGGGGCGGGGTCGTGGGGGACCACGTTCGCGAAGATCCTCGCTGACGCGGCCACGGCCTCCGGCACCGAGCGCGATATCCGGCTCTGGGGCCGGCGGGGCGAAGTGGTCGACCAGATCAACCTGAAGCACCGGAACGAGCAGTACCTCAAGGACATTGCCCTTCCGCCCAGCATCACCGCGTCCACCGACGTCGCCGAAGTCCTCGCGGGCGCCCAGCTGGTGGTCCTGGCCGTTCCGGCCCAGACCCTGAGGCCGCAACTGCGCGAATGGAAGCACCTCGTGGAGCCTGGATCCCTGGTGGTTTCCCTGATGAAGGGACTCGAGCTGCACACCGATGCCCGGATGAGCGAAGTCATCTCCGAGGAGCTCAGCGTTCCCGCCAGCCGGATCGCTGTGGTTTCCGGACCCAACCTGGCCATGGAAATCGCCCGCGAGGAGCCCACGGCATCCGTGGTGGCCTGCACGGACCCGACCGCTGCCGGCTGGATCGCGCGCAGCTGCACGGCCCCGTACTTCCGCCCGTACACGACGGGGGACGTCGTCGGCGTCGAGATCGGCGGGATCGTCAAGAACATCATTGCGCTGGCCGTCGGCATCTGCGAAGGCAAGCGGATGGGTGACAACACGAAGGCCTCCGTCATCACGCGGGGTCTCGCCGAGACCTCCCGGCTCTCGCTCGCCCTGGGCGGCGAGGTACAGACGATGGCCGGGCTGGCCGGCCTTGGCGACCTTGTGGCGACCTGTTCCTCGCCGCTGTCCCGGAACCACACCGCCGGACGGCTTCTGGGCAAGGGCCTGACCCTGGACCAAGTGACCGCGGAAATGACGCAGACGGCCGAGGGGATCAAGTCCGCCCAGGCCGTCCATGAGCTGGCCGGCAAGCGTGGCGTTGAAATGCCCATCACCGCGGCGGTCGTCGCCGTGCTGGCCGGAAAGTTGTCCGTCGATGAACTGGGGCCGCTGCTGCTGTCCCGGGACCTGAAACCTGAAGGCGATTACTGA
- the murA gene encoding UDP-N-acetylglucosamine 1-carboxyvinyltransferase, with amino-acid sequence MSSVLTIRGGVPLTGRVTVRGAKNLVPKAMVAALLGNEPSVLRNVPEIKDVEVVTSLLQLHGVTVEKDPLTGDLTLDPTNAKTASHTAIDAHAGDSRIPILLCGPLIHAIGEAFIPDLGGCKIGDRPIDYHLNVLRQFGAVVEKRPGGIHISAPGGLKGAKISLPYPSVGATEQVLLSATRAEGITELSGAATEPEIVDLIAVLQKMGAIISVQTDRTIRIEGVPDLGGYNHRALSDRNESASWASAALVTRGDIFVEGATQRDMMTFLNTYRKVGGGMDIGDDGIRFYHKGGKLNPLVLETDVHPGFMTDWQQPLIVALTQAEGVSIVHETVYENRFGFTDALIRMGANIQVHRECLGSVPCRFGQRNFLHSAVISGPAQLTGTDIDVPDLRGGFSHLIAALAANGTSRVTGIDIINRGYERFTEKLAGLGADFDITAAE; translated from the coding sequence ATGAGTAGTGTTCTGACAATCCGCGGAGGCGTCCCGCTGACTGGCCGCGTCACCGTGCGTGGGGCCAAGAATCTTGTCCCCAAGGCCATGGTGGCTGCCCTGCTGGGCAACGAGCCGTCCGTGCTGCGCAACGTCCCTGAAATCAAGGACGTCGAGGTTGTCACCAGCCTGCTCCAGCTCCACGGTGTCACCGTGGAAAAGGACCCGCTCACGGGGGACCTCACGCTCGATCCGACCAACGCGAAGACAGCCTCCCACACGGCCATCGACGCGCACGCCGGCGATTCCCGGATCCCGATCCTGCTGTGCGGTCCCTTGATCCACGCGATCGGCGAGGCCTTCATCCCCGACCTGGGCGGCTGCAAGATCGGCGACCGGCCCATTGACTACCACCTGAACGTGCTGCGGCAGTTCGGCGCCGTCGTCGAGAAGCGTCCCGGCGGCATCCACATCTCTGCGCCGGGCGGCCTCAAGGGCGCCAAGATCTCCCTGCCGTACCCGTCCGTCGGCGCCACCGAACAGGTGCTGCTGAGCGCCACGAGGGCCGAGGGCATCACCGAGCTCTCCGGCGCGGCCACCGAGCCGGAGATCGTCGACCTCATCGCCGTGCTGCAGAAGATGGGCGCGATCATCAGCGTCCAGACGGACCGCACCATCCGGATCGAGGGCGTCCCGGACCTCGGCGGCTACAACCACCGCGCCCTGTCGGACCGCAACGAGTCCGCCTCCTGGGCCTCCGCGGCACTGGTCACGCGCGGCGACATCTTCGTCGAAGGCGCCACCCAGCGCGACATGATGACTTTCCTCAACACGTACCGCAAAGTCGGCGGCGGGATGGACATCGGCGACGACGGCATCCGCTTTTATCACAAGGGCGGCAAGCTCAACCCGCTGGTCCTCGAGACGGACGTGCACCCGGGCTTCATGACCGACTGGCAGCAGCCCCTGATCGTGGCCCTGACGCAGGCTGAGGGCGTGTCGATCGTCCACGAAACCGTCTACGAAAACCGCTTCGGCTTCACCGACGCCCTCATCAGGATGGGCGCCAACATCCAGGTCCACCGCGAATGCCTGGGCAGCGTGCCGTGCCGCTTCGGCCAGCGCAACTTCCTGCATTCAGCCGTGATTTCCGGCCCGGCCCAGCTGACCGGCACGGATATTGACGTACCGGACCTGCGCGGCGGGTTCAGCCACCTGATCGCCGCGCTGGCCGCCAACGGCACCTCGCGGGTCACCGGAATCGACATCATCAACCGCGGCTACGAGCGCTTCACCGAGAAGCTCGCGGGCCTGGGCGCCGATTTCGACATCACCGCAGCCGAGTAG
- a CDS encoding IclR family transcriptional regulator yields MDNSSGVGVIDKAAHVLDALEAGPTTLAQLVAATGLARPTVHRLALALVHHRLVSRDIQGRFVLGSRLVELASAAGEDRLIASAGPVLMQLRDATGESAQIFRRQGDWRVCVASAERPIGLRDTIPVGTQLSMKAGSAAQVLLAWEDHDRLLEGLQAARFTPTVLAGVRRRGWGQSLGEREPGVASVSAPVRGPSGRVIAAVSISGPIERLTRQPGRLHAEVVCNAARVLTEALRKTND; encoded by the coding sequence ATGGACAATTCTAGTGGAGTCGGTGTCATCGATAAAGCGGCCCATGTGCTTGACGCACTTGAGGCCGGGCCAACCACCCTGGCGCAGCTTGTTGCAGCCACAGGACTGGCAAGGCCCACCGTGCACCGGCTGGCACTGGCGCTGGTCCACCACCGGCTGGTCAGCCGCGACATCCAGGGCCGTTTTGTGCTCGGCAGCCGCCTCGTGGAGCTCGCCTCCGCGGCCGGCGAAGACCGCCTGATCGCCTCCGCGGGCCCGGTCCTCATGCAGCTCCGCGATGCCACGGGCGAGAGCGCTCAGATCTTCCGCCGGCAGGGCGACTGGCGCGTCTGCGTCGCGTCCGCCGAGCGGCCCATCGGCCTGCGCGACACCATTCCCGTCGGCACCCAGCTGTCAATGAAGGCCGGCTCCGCCGCCCAGGTGCTCCTCGCGTGGGAGGACCACGACCGCCTTTTGGAGGGCCTGCAGGCTGCCCGCTTCACTCCCACCGTCCTGGCCGGAGTACGACGCCGGGGCTGGGGCCAGAGCCTCGGCGAACGTGAGCCGGGGGTCGCCTCCGTCTCGGCCCCCGTCCGCGGTCCGTCCGGCCGCGTGATCGCCGCGGTGTCGATCTCCGGGCCGATTGAACGCCTGACCCGCCAGCCGGGCCGGCTGCACGCCGAGGTGGTCTGCAACGCGGCGCGGGTGCTGACCGAGGCCTTGCGCAAGACCAACGACTGA
- the leuD gene encoding 3-isopropylmalate dehydratase small subunit, whose amino-acid sequence MEKFTTHTGIGVPLRQSNVDTDQIIPAVYLKRITRTGFEDALFAAWRKDPAFILNQEPFNAGSVLVAGPDFGTGSSREHAVWALKDYGFKTVLSSRFADIFRGNSGKQGLLAAELAQDDIELIWKELENAPGTAVTVDLVSKTVQCGNIVAPFEIDDYTRWRLLEGLDDIGLTLQHEEDITAFEATRPGFMPKTLPAKLS is encoded by the coding sequence ATGGAAAAGTTCACCACCCACACCGGCATCGGCGTCCCGCTGCGCCAGAGCAACGTCGACACGGACCAGATCATCCCGGCCGTCTACCTCAAGCGCATCACCCGCACCGGCTTCGAGGACGCGCTGTTCGCTGCCTGGCGGAAGGACCCGGCGTTCATCCTGAACCAGGAACCGTTCAACGCCGGCTCCGTGCTGGTGGCCGGCCCGGACTTCGGCACCGGATCCTCCCGGGAGCACGCCGTCTGGGCGCTGAAGGACTACGGCTTCAAGACCGTGCTGTCCTCGCGCTTCGCGGACATCTTCCGCGGCAACTCAGGCAAGCAGGGCCTGCTCGCCGCCGAGCTCGCCCAGGATGACATCGAACTCATCTGGAAGGAGCTGGAGAACGCCCCGGGCACCGCGGTCACCGTGGACCTCGTCTCCAAGACCGTCCAGTGCGGCAACATCGTGGCGCCCTTTGAAATTGACGACTACACCCGCTGGCGCCTCCTCGAAGGCCTGGATGACATCGGCCTGACCCTCCAGCACGAGGAAGACATCACCGCGTTCGAGGCCACCCGGCCCGGCTTCATGCCCAAGACGCTGCCGGCCAAGCTGTCCTGA
- a CDS encoding GTPase: MSRHGAAAEASRLDRRIDALNEARELAAGALPEDVLDGVLQVLHRAGTRRSLSADHTVVGFFGATGSGKSSLFNAVSGEEIATAAVRRPTTSEPLAGIWGAEGSEELLDWLEVRNRHHAAPVPGFADEGTGLILLDLPDFDSTRAANREIVERMVGLVDVLVWVLDPQKYADAAVHNDFLTPLAAHGAVTLVVLNQVDRLPGRDVPPVLESLKAILARDGLGKVQVIGASAVVGSGVDKVRAAIGQVARQRQAQSQRLGADVTRASARLAEASGDGEAAGVTAASKARLAEELAFAANVPLVVEAVVRSYRLEATRRTGWPVTRWLVRFRPDPLRRLNLRREGAKPELNRTSLPPAGAPERARTDAAVREFADAASDGAPGPWRAVIRSAAREGRDQLPDALDQAIAATDLKAGGTSWWWTVFNVVQWIALLAALGGFAWLGVLAALGYLQLPVPEVPLVQGWPVPTVMIAGGVLLGIVLAVLAKFIAGGAARARGAAARKRLRASVAAVAEDLVVEPVELEVSRLGSFNKALRAAR; this comes from the coding sequence ATGAGCCGCCACGGCGCGGCCGCGGAGGCTTCCCGGCTGGACCGCCGGATCGACGCCCTGAACGAGGCGCGCGAACTGGCCGCGGGGGCGCTCCCGGAGGATGTCCTGGACGGCGTCCTTCAGGTGCTGCACCGGGCGGGCACGCGGCGTTCCCTCTCGGCGGACCACACCGTCGTCGGATTTTTCGGGGCCACCGGCAGCGGAAAGTCCTCCCTCTTCAACGCCGTCAGCGGCGAGGAAATCGCGACGGCGGCAGTCCGGCGGCCCACGACGTCCGAGCCGCTGGCCGGCATCTGGGGCGCCGAGGGGAGCGAGGAGCTGCTGGACTGGCTGGAGGTCCGGAACAGGCACCACGCTGCCCCGGTCCCCGGCTTCGCCGACGAGGGTACGGGCCTCATCCTCCTGGACCTCCCCGACTTCGACTCCACGCGCGCTGCCAACCGCGAGATCGTGGAACGGATGGTGGGACTCGTCGACGTCCTCGTCTGGGTGCTCGATCCGCAGAAATACGCCGATGCCGCCGTGCACAACGATTTCCTCACCCCGCTGGCCGCACACGGCGCCGTCACGCTGGTGGTGCTGAACCAGGTCGACAGGCTCCCGGGGCGGGACGTTCCGCCGGTGCTGGAGTCGCTCAAGGCCATCCTGGCGCGGGACGGCCTGGGCAAGGTGCAGGTCATTGGCGCCTCCGCTGTCGTGGGCAGCGGCGTCGACAAAGTCCGGGCGGCCATCGGCCAGGTGGCCAGGCAGCGGCAGGCCCAGTCCCAGCGCCTGGGCGCGGACGTCACGCGGGCCTCGGCCCGGCTCGCTGAGGCGTCGGGCGACGGCGAGGCAGCCGGAGTCACGGCAGCGTCGAAGGCCAGGCTGGCCGAGGAACTGGCCTTCGCCGCGAACGTCCCGCTCGTGGTGGAGGCTGTCGTCCGGTCCTACCGCCTGGAGGCGACCCGCCGCACCGGCTGGCCGGTGACGCGCTGGCTGGTCCGCTTCCGGCCCGACCCGTTGCGCCGGCTGAATCTGCGCCGGGAAGGCGCCAAACCTGAACTGAACCGCACGTCCCTGCCGCCTGCCGGCGCCCCGGAACGGGCCCGCACGGATGCCGCCGTCCGGGAATTTGCCGACGCAGCCTCCGACGGCGCCCCCGGCCCCTGGCGGGCAGTCATCCGCAGTGCCGCCCGCGAGGGCAGGGATCAGCTTCCGGATGCGCTGGACCAGGCCATCGCCGCGACGGATTTGAAAGCCGGCGGGACATCCTGGTGGTGGACGGTGTTCAACGTCGTCCAGTGGATTGCCTTGCTGGCGGCGCTGGGCGGATTCGCGTGGCTCGGCGTCCTGGCGGCTTTGGGCTATTTGCAGCTTCCCGTGCCGGAGGTGCCGCTGGTGCAGGGCTGGCCGGTGCCGACCGTGATGATCGCGGGAGGGGTGCTTCTTGGGATTGTCCTGGCCGTGCTGGCGAAGTTCATCGCGGGCGGCGCCGCCCGCGCACGGGGCGCGGCGGCCCGGAAACGGCTCAGGGCCTCTGTCGCTGCCGTGGCCGAGGATCTTGTGGTGGAACCGGTGGAGCTTGAGGTCAGCCGCCTGGGGTCGTTCAACAAGGCACTGCGGGCGGCGCGCTAG
- a CDS encoding lysophospholipid acyltransferase family protein, with amino-acid sequence MKESAKSHITFVVVAGIVRPVMNLLMRKKWLGLEKLPAGGFIAAPNHCTEIDPLVVGHMLYNQKRMPHFLAKAGLFKVPVLGFVLRATKQVPVERSTAGANRSLQIAKEVVDEGGAIIIYPEGTLTRDPELWPMKGHTGAARMALESGIPVVPMAHWGAHEVLPRYAKRMHVFPRKTSRLVVGDPVDLSAFAGRPLDKATLTEATNVIMEAITELLATLRGGQPPLVRWDPAAHKQSTHGRFIDQDGKAGGSAAGTGGKTPDAGSADAGTATGADGVK; translated from the coding sequence GTGAAGGAATCGGCCAAGAGCCACATCACTTTTGTCGTTGTTGCCGGGATTGTCCGGCCGGTCATGAACCTCCTGATGCGGAAGAAATGGCTCGGCCTGGAGAAGCTTCCCGCCGGCGGCTTCATCGCAGCACCCAACCACTGCACGGAAATCGACCCCCTGGTGGTGGGGCACATGCTCTACAACCAGAAGCGGATGCCGCACTTCCTGGCCAAGGCGGGGCTCTTCAAGGTGCCCGTGCTGGGGTTCGTGCTCCGCGCCACCAAGCAGGTCCCGGTGGAACGTTCGACGGCGGGCGCCAACCGCTCGCTGCAGATTGCCAAGGAAGTGGTGGACGAGGGCGGCGCCATCATCATTTATCCCGAGGGCACGCTGACCCGTGATCCGGAGCTGTGGCCGATGAAGGGCCACACCGGTGCCGCGCGGATGGCGCTCGAAAGCGGCATCCCGGTGGTGCCGATGGCGCACTGGGGAGCCCACGAGGTCCTGCCCCGCTATGCCAAACGCATGCACGTCTTTCCCCGGAAGACCTCGCGCCTGGTGGTGGGCGATCCCGTGGACCTCAGCGCATTCGCCGGACGTCCGCTGGACAAGGCCACCCTCACGGAGGCCACGAACGTCATCATGGAGGCCATTACCGAGCTCCTGGCCACGCTCCGCGGGGGACAGCCTCCCCTGGTCCGCTGGGACCCTGCGGCCCACAAGCAGTCAACGCACGGCCGCTTCATCGACCAGGACGGCAAAGCCGGCGGTTCTGCCGCCGGCACCGGCGGCAAAACACCCGACGCCGGATCCGCCGACGCCGGCACAGCGACCGGCGCGGACGGCGTCAAATGA
- a CDS encoding DUF3515 family protein, with protein MQRYRFPASARPFRFLATAAAAGIVLAACAPVVDVAPAKDAANAACAPMMVALPDAIGEAKLRKTNSQATAAWGDPSLVILRCGVNVPGPTTDRCVSVNGVDWVIKEGNPVWTLTTFGREPATEILMDPDKISSATVLADLAAAAAKVPAARNCVGQADLQNLPPSQ; from the coding sequence ATGCAGCGCTACCGTTTCCCGGCTTCCGCACGTCCGTTCCGTTTTCTGGCCACGGCGGCAGCCGCCGGGATCGTGCTGGCCGCCTGCGCTCCGGTTGTCGACGTCGCGCCCGCCAAGGACGCTGCAAACGCCGCCTGTGCCCCGATGATGGTGGCGCTGCCCGATGCCATTGGTGAGGCCAAGCTGCGCAAGACCAACAGCCAGGCCACCGCTGCCTGGGGTGACCCGTCCCTCGTGATCCTGCGGTGCGGAGTGAATGTTCCGGGCCCGACGACGGACCGCTGCGTCAGCGTGAACGGCGTCGACTGGGTCATCAAGGAAGGCAACCCGGTCTGGACCCTGACCACGTTCGGACGCGAGCCCGCCACCGAGATCCTGATGGACCCGGACAAGATCAGCTCCGCCACTGTGCTCGCGGACCTGGCCGCCGCTGCCGCGAAGGTCCCGGCGGCGCGGAACTGCGTGGGCCAGGCGGACCTGCAGAACCTGCCGCCGAGCCAGTAG
- the leuC gene encoding 3-isopropylmalate dehydratase large subunit, with protein MAKTLAEKVWDAHVVRKGDGEGANAQPDLLFIDLHLVHEVTSPQAFEGLRLAGRPLRRPDLTIATEDHNTPTLDIDKPIADLTSRTQIQTLRNNCQEFGVRLHSLGDAEQGIVHVVGPQLGLTQPGMTVVCGDSHTSTHGAFGALAMGIGTSEVEHVMATQTLSLKPFKTMAINVEGTLKPGVSAKDIILAVIAKIGTGGGQGYVLEYRGSAIRALSMEARMTICNMSIEAGARAGLVAPDQTTYDYMFGRPHAPQGAEWDAAVEYWNTLRSEDDATFDVEVDLDADALEPFVTWGTNPGQGVSLSAKVPSPEDFGDENAKAAAERALQYMGLEAGTPMKDIRVDTVFLGSCTNSRMEDLRAAADIIRGRTKDPNIRMLVVPGSARVRLEAEAEGLDKVFKDFGAEWRFAGCSMCLGMNPDQLEPGERCASTSNRNFEGRQGKGGRTHLVSPVVAAATAVRGTLSSPSDLDPAAGSAARSTDAA; from the coding sequence GTGGCAAAGACACTGGCCGAGAAAGTCTGGGACGCGCACGTGGTGCGAAAGGGCGACGGCGAAGGAGCCAACGCCCAGCCAGACCTTCTCTTTATCGACCTCCACCTGGTGCACGAAGTGACGTCGCCGCAGGCCTTTGAGGGCCTCCGGCTGGCCGGGCGCCCGCTGCGCCGGCCAGACCTCACCATCGCAACCGAGGACCACAACACTCCCACGCTGGACATCGACAAGCCAATTGCCGATCTCACCAGCCGCACGCAGATCCAGACCCTGCGCAACAACTGCCAGGAGTTCGGTGTCCGGCTGCACTCCCTCGGCGACGCCGAGCAGGGGATCGTCCACGTTGTCGGGCCGCAGCTTGGCCTCACCCAGCCCGGCATGACCGTCGTCTGCGGCGACTCGCACACCTCCACCCATGGGGCCTTCGGTGCCCTCGCGATGGGGATCGGCACGTCCGAGGTGGAGCATGTCATGGCCACCCAGACACTGTCGCTGAAGCCCTTCAAGACGATGGCCATCAACGTCGAGGGCACCCTGAAGCCGGGCGTCTCCGCCAAGGACATCATCCTGGCCGTCATCGCCAAGATCGGCACCGGCGGCGGCCAGGGCTACGTGCTCGAGTACCGGGGCTCCGCGATCCGGGCGCTGTCCATGGAAGCCCGGATGACCATCTGCAACATGTCCATCGAAGCCGGCGCCCGCGCCGGACTCGTCGCCCCGGACCAGACCACGTACGACTACATGTTCGGCCGCCCGCACGCGCCACAGGGCGCCGAATGGGACGCCGCCGTCGAGTACTGGAACACCCTGCGCTCCGAGGACGACGCCACGTTCGACGTCGAGGTGGACCTCGACGCCGACGCGCTGGAGCCGTTCGTCACGTGGGGAACCAACCCCGGCCAGGGCGTGTCCCTGTCCGCGAAGGTGCCCTCGCCCGAGGACTTCGGTGACGAGAACGCCAAAGCCGCGGCGGAACGCGCGCTGCAGTACATGGGACTGGAGGCCGGCACCCCGATGAAGGACATCCGGGTGGACACGGTCTTCCTGGGCTCCTGCACCAACTCCCGGATGGAGGACCTCCGCGCCGCGGCGGACATCATCCGCGGCCGCACCAAGGACCCCAACATCCGGATGCTCGTGGTGCCCGGCTCCGCCCGGGTCCGCCTCGAGGCCGAGGCCGAGGGCCTGGACAAGGTCTTCAAGGATTTCGGCGCCGAGTGGCGCTTCGCCGGCTGCTCCATGTGCCTGGGCATGAACCCGGACCAGCTGGAACCGGGGGAGCGCTGCGCCTCGACGTCGAACCGCAACTTCGAGGGCCGCCAGGGCAAGGGCGGGCGCACGCACCTGGTTTCCCCGGTGGTGGCAGCCGCGACGGCGGTGCGCGGCACGCTGAGCTCGCCCTCGGACCTTGACCCCGCTGCCGGGTCTGCGGCCCGCAGCACCGACGCCGCGTAG
- a CDS encoding DUF1697 domain-containing protein yields the protein MNSYAVFLRGVNVGGITIKMAELKEALKSRPFSDVKTLLASGNVVLSSGLPPAGVKEEFEECLREAFGYDAWVVVLAADRVGELVAACPYPADDSSTHTYLTLASDAEVLAELYEAGRAMDGAELTLLGPEALAWLAPAGGTLDSPFSKLSSKPKYKASTTTRNLRTMIKVRDAAGL from the coding sequence ATGAACAGCTATGCGGTCTTCCTGCGCGGGGTCAACGTCGGCGGCATCACCATCAAGATGGCCGAGCTGAAGGAAGCCCTGAAGTCCCGGCCGTTTTCGGACGTGAAGACCCTCCTGGCCAGCGGAAACGTCGTGCTCTCCAGCGGGCTGCCCCCCGCAGGGGTCAAGGAGGAGTTCGAAGAGTGCCTCCGGGAGGCCTTCGGCTATGACGCCTGGGTGGTGGTCCTGGCGGCGGACCGTGTGGGTGAACTCGTGGCGGCCTGCCCCTACCCTGCGGATGACTCCTCCACCCACACCTACCTCACGCTCGCTTCGGACGCCGAGGTTCTTGCGGAGCTCTACGAGGCCGGAAGAGCGATGGACGGGGCCGAACTGACCCTGCTGGGGCCGGAGGCCCTGGCGTGGCTTGCGCCGGCCGGGGGAACGCTGGACAGCCCGTTCAGCAAGCTGTCCTCGAAGCCGAAATACAAGGCCTCCACGACCACCCGCAACCTGCGCACCATGATCAAGGTCCGGGACGCCGCCGGGCTGTGA